In the genome of Polaribacter atrinae, one region contains:
- a CDS encoding class I SAM-dependent methyltransferase: MINRINFLKESFKNLKTLGTITPSSRFLAERMLRKIDFSKVEVLVEFGPGNGAITKLILEKLPANATLICFEINDNFYKQLSEIKNKQLVVVKSSAEKIEEELKKLNFNKTCHIISSLPLTIIPEEVTDEILEKSFHVLENNGTFIQFQYSLTYFNKLKNVFNQSISLGFEPLNFPPAFVYHCKKVG; this comes from the coding sequence TTGATTAACAGGATAAATTTTTTAAAAGAGTCGTTTAAAAATCTAAAAACATTAGGAACCATAACTCCTAGTTCGCGATTTTTAGCGGAAAGAATGTTAAGAAAAATAGATTTTTCTAAAGTAGAAGTTTTGGTCGAGTTTGGTCCAGGAAATGGTGCAATAACCAAACTTATTTTAGAAAAATTACCTGCAAATGCCACTTTAATCTGTTTTGAAATTAATGATAATTTTTATAAACAACTATCAGAAATAAAAAACAAACAACTAGTTGTTGTCAAATCTTCTGCAGAAAAAATTGAAGAAGAATTAAAAAAACTAAACTTTAATAAAACTTGTCATATTATTTCTAGCTTGCCGTTAACTATAATTCCAGAGGAAGTTACAGATGAAATTTTAGAGAAATCTTTTCATGTTCTAGAAAATAATGGCACCTTCATTCAGTTTCAGTATAGTTTAACGTATTTTAATAAACTTAAAAATGTGTTTAATCAATCTATATCTTTAGGTTTCGAACCCTTAAACTTCCCTCCAGCATTTGTTTATCACTGTAAAAAAGTAGGTTAA
- a CDS encoding cation transporter — MKIQKILFAIAIACLVITGCKSEAKKEKLAVKKENVSLAISGMTCEIGCAKIIQSKLSKKEGVIDAKVVFTDSIANIQFDANTTSKEDLVAFVGGIAGGELYKASIAPEKVAHTCTEICKDTCQNKTTTLETEKACCSVNEDGTTFCKEDCKMACCADKKAA, encoded by the coding sequence ATGAAAATTCAAAAAATATTATTTGCTATCGCAATTGCTTGTTTGGTAATAACAGGATGTAAAAGCGAAGCAAAAAAAGAAAAATTAGCAGTAAAAAAAGAAAATGTTTCTTTAGCCATTTCTGGTATGACCTGCGAAATTGGTTGTGCAAAAATTATTCAATCTAAATTATCTAAAAAAGAAGGTGTTATAGATGCCAAGGTTGTTTTTACAGATAGTATTGCAAACATTCAGTTTGATGCGAATACAACCTCTAAAGAAGACCTAGTTGCATTTGTTGGTGGTATTGCTGGCGGAGAACTTTACAAAGCTTCTATTGCTCCTGAAAAAGTAGCACATACTTGTACAGAAATCTGTAAAGATACTTGCCAAAATAAAACAACTACTTTAGAAACAGAAAAAGCATGTTGCTCTGTAAATGAAGACGGAACAACCTTTTGTAAAGAAGACTGTAAAATGGCTTGTTGCGCTGATAAAAAAGCGGCATAA
- a CDS encoding M16 family metallopeptidase, whose product MKKSILSLTSAFLVAFSLNAQKVEFEEYDLNNGMHVILHQDTSAPVVTTAVMYHVGAKDEQPDRTGMAHFFEHLLFEGTKNIDKGEWFKIVAANGGKNNANTTDDRTYYYEIFPSNNLELGLWMESERLLHPIIGQEGVDTQNEVVKEEKRLRVDNQPYSRFLEYVKKEIFKKHPYKGTTIGEMKHLDDATLEEFLAFNKKFYVPNNATLVVAGDIDIANAKSLIEAYFGPIPRGADIERTIIEEEPITAPIAAKGYDPNIQIPAIMTAYRTPSMKTKDSRVLDMISSYLSTGKSSVLYKKLVDTKKMALQAGAINLSQEDYGTYIIYGLPQGETKLTDIVTEIDEEILKLQTELISEKTYQKLQNQFENQFVNSNSSVEGIANSLARYNVLYGDTNLINTEIEIYRSITREDIKEVAKKYLNPNQRVTLEYLPKK is encoded by the coding sequence ATGAAGAAAAGTATTTTATCTCTTACTTCTGCTTTTTTAGTAGCATTTTCTTTAAACGCTCAAAAAGTAGAATTCGAAGAGTATGACTTAAATAACGGAATGCACGTTATTTTACACCAAGACACATCTGCTCCTGTAGTTACTACTGCAGTAATGTACCATGTTGGAGCAAAGGACGAACAACCAGACAGAACTGGTATGGCTCACTTTTTTGAACATTTATTATTTGAAGGCACAAAAAACATTGATAAAGGTGAGTGGTTTAAAATAGTTGCAGCAAACGGTGGAAAAAACAATGCAAACACTACCGATGATAGAACTTACTATTATGAAATATTTCCTTCTAACAATCTAGAATTAGGTTTATGGATGGAGTCTGAGCGTTTATTACATCCAATTATTGGTCAAGAAGGTGTAGACACTCAAAATGAAGTTGTAAAAGAAGAAAAAAGATTAAGAGTAGATAACCAACCTTATTCTCGTTTTTTAGAATATGTAAAAAAAGAAATCTTTAAAAAACACCCATATAAAGGAACAACAATTGGTGAAATGAAGCATTTAGACGATGCTACTTTAGAAGAATTTTTAGCATTTAATAAAAAGTTTTATGTACCAAACAACGCTACTTTAGTTGTTGCAGGTGATATTGACATTGCAAATGCAAAAAGTTTAATTGAAGCTTATTTTGGACCAATTCCTCGTGGAGCAGATATTGAAAGAACTATAATAGAAGAAGAGCCAATTACTGCACCAATAGCAGCAAAAGGTTACGATCCTAACATTCAAATTCCAGCGATTATGACAGCCTACAGAACTCCGTCTATGAAAACAAAAGATTCTAGAGTATTAGATATGATTTCTTCTTATTTAAGTACTGGAAAAAGTTCTGTATTATATAAAAAGTTAGTAGATACTAAAAAAATGGCACTACAAGCTGGCGCAATCAATTTAAGTCAAGAAGATTACGGAACATATATTATTTATGGTTTACCACAAGGTGAAACTAAATTAACAGACATTGTTACAGAAATTGATGAAGAAATTTTAAAGCTACAAACAGAGTTAATTTCAGAAAAAACATACCAAAAACTTCAAAATCAATTCGAAAATCAATTTGTAAATTCTAACTCTAGTGTAGAGGGAATTGCAAACTCTTTAGCACGATACAATGTATTATACGGAGATACAAATCTAATTAATACAGAAATTGAAATTTATCGTTCTATTACTCGTGAAGATATTAAGGAAGTAGCTAAAAAATATCTAAACCCAAACCAAAGAGTAACTTTAGAATATTTACCTAAAAAATAA
- a CDS encoding ComF family protein gives MRILKDLFNLFYPKLCANCDHQLTMNEKAICTFCRHDLPLTNFTNYSDNKITKTFYGRISIEKANSLLFYRKVGITKKLIHELKYKGNEEVGVFFGNWLGEILVDNNEFSDIDIIIPVPLHPKKRRERGYNQVTKFGIRLSNHLKKPFLEDILLRTSTSKTQTFKARFERFNNNDTKFQLSDLTAFKNKHILLIDDVITTGATLEACAKELQKTEGVKISILTMAYTE, from the coding sequence ATGCGAATTTTAAAAGACTTATTCAATCTTTTTTACCCAAAATTGTGTGCTAATTGCGATCATCAACTCACCATGAATGAAAAGGCAATATGTACATTTTGTAGGCACGACCTACCTTTAACTAATTTTACAAACTATTCTGACAACAAAATAACAAAGACTTTCTATGGAAGAATCTCCATAGAAAAAGCAAATTCTTTATTATTTTACAGAAAAGTAGGGATTACTAAAAAATTAATTCACGAATTAAAATACAAAGGAAACGAAGAAGTAGGTGTTTTTTTCGGTAATTGGCTAGGAGAAATCTTAGTAGATAATAATGAATTTTCAGATATTGATATTATTATTCCAGTACCCTTACATCCTAAAAAACGAAGAGAAAGAGGTTATAATCAGGTTACAAAATTTGGAATACGTTTAAGTAATCACTTAAAAAAACCATTTTTAGAAGATATTTTATTGAGAACTTCAACATCAAAAACCCAAACATTTAAAGCTCGTTTTGAGCGTTTTAACAATAATGATACAAAATTTCAGTTATCAGACTTAACAGCATTCAAAAACAAACACATTTTACTAATTGATGACGTCATTACAACTGGCGCAACCTTAGAAGCTTGTGCAAAAGAGCTACAAAAAACCGAAGGTGTAAAAATTAGTATTTTAACAATGGCATACACCGAGTAA
- a CDS encoding glycine--tRNA ligase, with protein MAKQEDQFKKVLSHAKEYGYVFQSSEIYDGLSAVYDYAQNGVELKKNIRDYWWKAMVQMHDNIVGIDASILMHPTTWKASGHVDAFNDPLIDNKDSKKRYRADVLIEEYCAKIEGKINKEVAKAEKRFGEAFNKEEFVATNGRVLGYQEKINTILARMGASLEKEDLADVKLLIEELEIADPLTGSRNWTDVKQFNLMFGTKLGASAETAMDLYLRPETAQGIFVNFLNVQKTGRMKIPFGIAQTGKAFRNEIVARQFIFRMREFEQMEMQFFVKPGTQKEWYDAWKETRLKWHLSLGMGAENYRFHDHDKLAHYADAAADIEFNFPFGFKELEGIHSRTDFDLKAHEKFSGKKLQYFDHEENKSYTPYVVETSIGLDRMFLAVFSNSLQEEALENGTTRTVLKLPAVLAPFKAAIFPLVKKDGLPEVAREIMDDLKWDFNVFYDEKDAVGKRYRRQDAAGTPFCITVDHDTLEDKCVTIRHRDTMEQKRVAIADLKEIIKAEVDVKTWLQKM; from the coding sequence ATGGCAAAACAAGAAGATCAATTTAAGAAAGTATTATCGCACGCTAAAGAATATGGTTATGTTTTTCAGTCTTCTGAAATATATGATGGATTAAGTGCGGTTTACGATTATGCTCAAAACGGAGTTGAGCTAAAGAAAAATATTAGAGATTATTGGTGGAAAGCAATGGTGCAAATGCACGATAATATTGTGGGTATAGATGCTTCTATTTTAATGCACCCTACAACTTGGAAAGCTTCTGGGCATGTAGATGCTTTTAACGATCCTTTAATTGATAATAAAGATTCTAAAAAACGCTACAGAGCCGATGTTTTAATTGAAGAATACTGTGCTAAAATAGAAGGGAAAATAAATAAAGAAGTTGCTAAAGCAGAAAAGCGTTTTGGTGAAGCTTTTAATAAAGAAGAATTTGTTGCAACCAACGGACGTGTTCTTGGTTATCAAGAAAAAATAAATACAATTTTAGCAAGAATGGGTGCTTCTTTAGAAAAAGAAGATTTAGCCGATGTAAAGTTATTAATTGAAGAATTAGAAATTGCAGATCCTTTAACAGGTTCTAGAAATTGGACGGATGTAAAACAGTTTAATTTAATGTTTGGTACTAAATTAGGTGCTTCTGCAGAAACTGCAATGGATTTATATTTAAGACCAGAAACTGCACAAGGAATTTTTGTAAATTTCTTAAACGTGCAAAAAACTGGAAGAATGAAAATTCCTTTTGGTATTGCGCAAACGGGTAAAGCATTTAGAAACGAGATTGTGGCAAGACAGTTTATTTTTAGAATGCGTGAGTTTGAACAAATGGAAATGCAATTTTTTGTAAAACCAGGAACTCAAAAAGAATGGTATGATGCTTGGAAAGAAACGCGTTTAAAATGGCATTTATCTTTAGGAATGGGAGCAGAGAACTACCGTTTTCATGATCATGATAAATTAGCACATTACGCAGATGCAGCAGCAGATATTGAGTTTAACTTCCCATTCGGATTTAAAGAGTTAGAAGGAATTCATTCTCGTACAGATTTCGATTTAAAAGCACATGAAAAATTTTCTGGTAAGAAATTACAGTATTTTGATCATGAAGAAAATAAAAGTTACACACCTTATGTTGTAGAAACTTCTATTGGTTTAGATAGAATGTTTTTAGCTGTTTTTTCCAATTCGTTACAAGAGGAAGCGTTAGAAAATGGAACAACAAGAACAGTTTTAAAATTACCTGCAGTTTTAGCACCTTTTAAAGCGGCTATTTTTCCTTTAGTTAAAAAGGATGGTTTGCCAGAAGTTGCTCGTGAAATTATGGATGATTTAAAATGGGATTTCAACGTGTTTTACGATGAAAAAGATGCTGTTGGTAAACGTTACAGACGTCAGGATGCAGCGGGAACACCGTTTTGTATTACGGTAGATCATGATACTTTAGAAGATAAATGTGTTACTATTAGACATAGAGATACAATGGAACAGAAAAGAGTTGCTATTGCAGATTTAAAAGAAATTATAAAAGCAGAAGTAGACGTAAAAACTTGGTTACAGAAAATGTAA
- a CDS encoding Ig-like domain-containing protein — MKHLFRFIFFSISIVILSNCARTGNPEGGPKDEDAPLFVTSTPPYKSIHFDKEEIRLNFNEFIKLKDLNKQLIVSPPLKTPLLVTPQSTASKFLNIQILDTLTENTTYIINFGNAIEDNNEGNKLESFKYVFSTGKYIDSLSTSGKIKDAYLDESQKNINILLYKIDSSFTDSIVFKKKPNYVTNSLDTSLFNLTNLKEGKYLMIALKEAASDYLFNPREDKIGFFADTITLPRDSIIKKPIVLFKETQPYSFKRGKEITRGKIEFGYEGEIKDLKVQIISDTPNDFKSISKLEIGKDTLNYWYKPFEADSLNFIVTNDTFIDTVTVNLRKKKMDSLILNSSVSGTLHLRDTFFIKGNNPLVKIDTSKITLIDKDTLSVPFVSIISDLENKIAFVFDIEPKQKYTFKMMPDAISDIFEQKNDTLNFKFTTKEIEDYGRITMDIVNETSTHLIIELLEGKNKDKLVERRFITGSEQIRYNLLEPKTYFIRAIIDENKNNKWDTGNYLLKQQPENIIYFSEELKLRANYYLDGNIFTVKKPE; from the coding sequence GTGAAACACCTTTTTAGATTTATTTTTTTTAGCATTTCAATTGTAATTTTAAGTAACTGCGCAAGAACAGGAAACCCAGAAGGAGGTCCAAAAGACGAGGATGCACCTCTGTTTGTAACCTCTACCCCGCCTTACAAATCTATTCATTTTGATAAAGAAGAAATTAGATTAAACTTTAACGAGTTTATAAAACTAAAGGACTTAAACAAGCAACTTATAGTTTCCCCTCCTTTAAAGACTCCTTTATTGGTTACACCACAAAGTACGGCAAGTAAATTTTTAAACATCCAAATTCTTGACACTTTAACTGAAAACACCACCTATATTATAAACTTTGGTAATGCTATTGAAGATAATAATGAAGGAAATAAATTAGAAAGTTTTAAATATGTTTTTTCTACCGGAAAATATATAGATTCTCTTTCTACCTCTGGTAAAATTAAAGATGCTTACTTAGACGAAAGCCAAAAAAACATCAATATTTTATTGTATAAAATAGATAGTTCTTTTACCGATTCTATCGTTTTTAAAAAGAAACCTAATTACGTAACAAACTCTTTAGACACCTCTCTTTTTAACCTTACTAACTTAAAAGAAGGCAAGTATTTAATGATTGCATTAAAAGAAGCTGCTAGTGATTACCTTTTTAACCCTAGGGAAGATAAAATAGGTTTTTTTGCAGATACGATAACTTTACCTAGAGATAGTATTATAAAAAAACCAATTGTATTATTTAAAGAAACACAACCTTATTCATTTAAACGTGGTAAGGAAATTACAAGAGGTAAAATTGAATTTGGTTATGAAGGTGAAATAAAAGATCTAAAAGTTCAAATTATTTCTGATACTCCTAATGATTTTAAAAGCATCTCTAAGCTTGAAATAGGTAAAGACACTCTAAACTATTGGTATAAACCTTTTGAGGCTGATTCTTTAAACTTTATAGTTACAAACGATACGTTTATAGATACTGTTACTGTAAATCTTCGTAAGAAAAAGATGGATTCTTTAATTTTAAACTCTTCTGTAAGCGGAACACTGCACCTTAGAGATACCTTTTTTATAAAAGGTAATAATCCGCTTGTAAAAATTGATACCAGTAAAATTACATTGATAGATAAAGATACATTATCAGTTCCTTTTGTTAGTATTATCTCTGACTTAGAAAATAAAATAGCGTTTGTTTTTGATATAGAACCTAAACAAAAATATACTTTTAAAATGATGCCTGACGCTATTTCTGACATATTTGAACAAAAAAATGACACCTTAAACTTTAAGTTTACAACAAAAGAAATAGAAGATTACGGAAGAATTACTATGGATATTGTAAACGAAACTTCTACTCATTTAATTATTGAACTTTTAGAAGGAAAAAACAAAGACAAACTTGTAGAAAGACGCTTCATTACAGGTTCTGAACAAATAAGATATAATCTTTTAGAACCAAAAACATATTTTATTAGAGCCATTATTGATGAAAATAAAAACAATAAATGGGACACAGGTAATTACTTGCTAAAACAGCAACCAGAAAACATTATCTACTTTTCTGAGGAATTAAAATTACGTGCTAATTATTACTTAGATGGAAATATTTTTACAGTAAAAAAACCAGAATAA
- a CDS encoding DUF2569 family protein: protein MLKNLFTVVFSFLFISLNFAQIKKITTPNWVEMQTYASEPKIDFDEVTQGTLILLYDQQTEVDKEENYFKVVTKITENVGIQEASSINVSFDPSYQKLSFHEINIVRNGKIISKLNTSEFQTIRQELDAENYIYDGSLSAITHISDVRVGDIIEYSFTRKGYNPIHKDYFAEYYNLNNSHPIGKINVKITSKNKLEVKSIKNKLKFDEAFDNNKYTYSLLEENINATHFEDNTPLWYLDANFIEIGNYKSWENLIDWGTQLFKVRDNLSSSLLKKINVIDKENTSKGQKIAAALQFVQDEVRYLGLENGISAYKPSSPNKVFKQRFGDCKDKSLLLVTILNRMNIEAYPVLVSTYLKKTVTNLLPNPAHFNHCVVKVIDENKGEYWYDPTITNQGGTFNKVVFPDYRFGLVLKKGNKDLEEIFPFADNTIDITDHYILSEVGKGATLKITSVYSEAEADNIRFYFKNNSIINIQKEFEKFYSDYHANIKSLGKPEYTDNLKTNTFTINETYKIDSIWEPSYLENHIGIDFSPYTITNVLSMPSKIERKTPFELSYPITRSHTINVELPEAWNVNEDNFNISTPNIFYDFDVLYNKSENLLTLKHLLKIQKDFVSVAEFPGFYNDLKKLDNELNYNISYNKGGNTTSTGSVLKYLGIFMFICFLLFFTWLAFKLYQYNITPKIESYYEENKPIGGWLILIGIGLCISPIRVFMDLLSTEIYLSGDWLVYFSSEDFSISIGLLLIIETLFNAAVLVFLPLIIVLFLKKRSSFPKVYATFLIVYLVFILSDSFLASALTETDGLTGLEEKQLLKTFISTGIIVPYLLLSERVKETFLKSYQ from the coding sequence ATGTTAAAAAACCTTTTTACGGTTGTTTTCTCTTTTTTATTTATCTCTTTAAATTTTGCTCAGATTAAAAAAATTACAACCCCTAATTGGGTTGAAATGCAAACGTATGCAAGCGAGCCAAAAATTGATTTTGATGAAGTAACACAAGGAACTTTAATTCTTTTATACGACCAACAAACAGAAGTAGATAAAGAAGAAAATTATTTTAAAGTTGTAACTAAAATAACCGAAAATGTTGGTATTCAAGAAGCATCGAGTATTAATGTTTCTTTTGACCCAAGTTATCAAAAACTTAGTTTCCATGAAATTAACATTGTTAGAAATGGCAAAATTATTAGCAAACTTAACACCTCAGAATTTCAAACAATAAGACAAGAGTTAGATGCAGAAAATTATATTTATGACGGTAGTCTTTCTGCAATAACACATATAAGCGATGTAAGAGTTGGAGATATTATTGAGTATAGTTTTACACGCAAAGGCTACAACCCTATTCATAAAGATTATTTTGCTGAGTATTATAATTTAAACAACTCTCATCCGATAGGTAAAATAAATGTAAAAATTACCTCCAAAAACAAACTTGAAGTAAAATCGATTAAAAACAAATTAAAGTTTGATGAAGCTTTTGATAACAATAAATACACTTATTCTTTATTAGAAGAAAATATTAACGCTACACATTTTGAAGACAACACACCTTTGTGGTATTTAGATGCAAACTTTATAGAAATAGGGAATTACAAATCTTGGGAGAATTTAATTGATTGGGGTACTCAACTCTTTAAAGTTAGAGATAACCTATCTAGTAGTTTGTTAAAAAAAATTAATGTAATTGATAAAGAAAATACCTCTAAAGGACAAAAAATAGCAGCGGCATTACAATTTGTACAAGATGAAGTGAGATATTTAGGATTAGAAAATGGTATTAGTGCCTACAAACCTTCTTCTCCAAACAAAGTTTTTAAGCAACGGTTTGGAGATTGCAAAGACAAAAGTCTCTTATTAGTAACAATACTTAATCGAATGAACATTGAGGCATATCCTGTTTTAGTGAGCACGTATCTAAAAAAAACAGTCACCAATTTATTGCCAAATCCTGCTCATTTTAATCATTGTGTTGTTAAAGTTATTGATGAAAATAAAGGGGAATATTGGTATGACCCAACAATTACAAATCAGGGTGGTACTTTTAATAAAGTTGTTTTTCCTGATTATAGATTTGGGTTAGTTCTTAAAAAAGGAAATAAAGACCTCGAAGAAATTTTTCCGTTTGCAGACAATACAATCGACATAACAGATCATTATATTTTAAGTGAAGTTGGCAAAGGCGCAACCTTAAAAATAACAAGTGTTTATAGTGAAGCCGAGGCAGATAATATTCGTTTTTATTTTAAAAACAATAGTATTATCAATATCCAAAAAGAATTTGAAAAATTTTATTCAGATTATCATGCTAACATTAAAAGTTTAGGCAAACCAGAATATACAGACAATCTTAAAACCAACACATTTACAATAAATGAAACTTATAAGATTGATAGTATTTGGGAACCTTCATATTTAGAAAACCATATAGGAATCGACTTTTCTCCGTATACAATAACAAATGTACTTTCAATGCCTTCTAAAATTGAAAGAAAAACACCTTTCGAGCTCTCTTACCCTATTACAAGAAGCCATACTATTAATGTAGAGTTGCCAGAAGCGTGGAACGTAAATGAAGATAATTTTAATATTAGTACTCCTAATATTTTTTACGATTTTGATGTGCTTTATAATAAATCTGAAAATTTATTAACCCTAAAACATCTTCTTAAAATACAAAAAGACTTTGTAAGTGTAGCCGAATTCCCTGGGTTTTACAATGACTTAAAAAAACTAGATAATGAATTAAATTACAACATTTCCTATAACAAAGGAGGCAATACAACCTCCACTGGTTCAGTATTAAAATACTTAGGTATTTTTATGTTTATCTGTTTTTTACTATTTTTCACTTGGTTAGCTTTTAAATTGTACCAATACAATATAACACCAAAGATTGAATCTTATTATGAAGAAAACAAACCTATTGGCGGTTGGTTAATTTTAATTGGAATTGGACTCTGTATCTCACCAATAAGAGTTTTTATGGATTTATTGTCTACAGAAATATATTTATCTGGAGATTGGTTAGTGTATTTTAGTAGTGAAGACTTTAGTATTTCTATAGGACTATTATTAATTATTGAAACGTTATTTAACGCAGCAGTTTTAGTGTTCTTACCGTTAATTATTGTTTTATTCCTAAAAAAGAGAAGCAGTTTTCCTAAAGTATATGCAACCTTTTTAATCGTTTATTTAGTCTTTATTTTAAGTGATTCTTTCTTAGCATCCGCCTTAACAGAGACTGATGGTTTAACAGGTCTTGAAGAAAAACAATTACTAAAAACCTTTATTTCTACAGGTATCATTGTTCCTTACTTACTACTCTCAGAAAGAGTAAAAGAAACCTTTTTAAAAAGCTATCAATAA
- a CDS encoding M16 family metallopeptidase: MKKQIISLIALIAMSFATTAQIDRSQQPKPGPAPKVQLGKSEKFTLSNGLQVIMVENHKLPRASASLTIDNNPVVEGDKAGVSSIMGSLLGRGTKNITKDEFNEKVDFLGAGVNFYSSGASARSLTKYFPEVLALMADGVKNSQFTQEEFDKEIKITLDGLKSDEKNVTSTARRVESALLYGKNHPYGEFISKETLNNITLEDVKNNYNTYYKPNNAYLIIVGDINTKATKKLVKSLFKKWEKSDIPEVAFKKPENVSKTEINFINMPNAVQSEVVIANNIDLKLGDKDYYAALLASNILGGGGTARLFMNLREDKGYTYGSYSSVRQSKIAATFRASASVRNSVTDSSIVEIKKEIDKIRTEKVTEEELKNAKAQYVGNFVMDVQKPATAASFALNIARYNLPTDFYENYLSNINSVTLEDVQNAALKYFKSDQARIIVTGKAIDVLDNLEKTGYTINYFDKNGDPTEKPEMTIAIPEGVTASTVVDAYINAIGGEDKLTAVKSISITSAAKVQGMDISLVRKAATPNKSVVTVSGMGQVLQKIVFDGETGYQEAQGRKKEMTAEEITKAKAKNAITEELAYKDGELLRIEPLEGTKAYVIKYDDKEIFFDVKSGLKLQEVQVVKTPDGKEVRVPSTFSNYKEVKGVKFPFSMGQKMGPMDIKFEVTEIKINEGVTDEDFK; encoded by the coding sequence ATGAAAAAACAGATAATATCACTTATCGCACTTATAGCAATGTCTTTTGCTACAACTGCACAAATAGATAGAAGCCAACAACCTAAACCAGGACCAGCACCAAAGGTTCAATTAGGTAAATCAGAAAAATTTACTTTATCAAATGGCTTACAAGTAATTATGGTAGAAAACCATAAATTACCTAGAGCATCTGCTAGTTTAACGATAGACAACAACCCTGTTGTAGAAGGAGACAAAGCAGGAGTTTCTAGCATAATGGGAAGTTTATTAGGAAGAGGAACAAAAAACATCACCAAAGATGAATTTAATGAGAAAGTAGATTTCTTAGGAGCTGGAGTTAATTTTTATAGTTCTGGTGCTTCTGCAAGGTCTTTAACAAAATATTTCCCAGAAGTATTGGCTTTAATGGCAGACGGAGTTAAAAATTCTCAATTTACACAAGAAGAATTCGATAAAGAAATTAAAATTACTTTAGACGGATTAAAATCTGATGAAAAGAACGTTACCAGTACTGCAAGAAGAGTAGAAAGTGCTTTATTGTATGGTAAAAATCATCCTTATGGAGAGTTTATTTCTAAAGAAACTTTAAACAATATCACTTTAGAAGATGTTAAAAACAACTACAATACTTATTACAAGCCAAACAATGCTTATTTAATTATTGTTGGAGACATCAACACAAAAGCGACTAAAAAATTAGTAAAAAGTTTATTCAAGAAATGGGAAAAAAGTGATATTCCAGAAGTTGCTTTCAAAAAACCAGAAAACGTTTCTAAAACAGAAATCAATTTTATCAATATGCCAAACGCAGTGCAATCAGAAGTTGTAATTGCTAACAATATCGATTTAAAATTAGGTGACAAAGATTATTATGCAGCTTTATTAGCTAGTAATATTCTTGGTGGTGGCGGAACTGCTCGTTTATTTATGAATTTACGTGAAGACAAAGGATATACTTATGGCTCTTACTCTAGCGTTAGACAAAGTAAAATTGCAGCAACTTTTAGAGCATCAGCTAGTGTACGTAATAGTGTTACAGACAGTTCTATAGTAGAAATTAAAAAAGAAATCGATAAAATTCGTACAGAAAAAGTTACTGAAGAAGAATTAAAAAATGCAAAAGCACAATATGTTGGTAACTTCGTTATGGATGTACAAAAACCAGCTACTGCTGCTAGTTTTGCTTTAAATATTGCACGTTATAATTTACCTACAGATTTTTACGAAAACTATTTATCTAATATAAATTCAGTAACTCTAGAAGATGTTCAAAATGCAGCTTTAAAATACTTTAAAAGTGATCAAGCTCGTATAATTGTTACAGGTAAAGCTATTGATGTATTAGATAACTTAGAAAAAACAGGGTATACCATTAACTACTTTGACAAAAATGGAGACCCTACAGAAAAACCAGAAATGACTATTGCAATTCCAGAAGGAGTTACTGCAAGTACTGTTGTAGATGCATATATTAATGCTATCGGAGGAGAAGATAAATTAACAGCAGTTAAATCTATTTCAATCACCTCTGCTGCAAAAGTACAAGGAATGGATATTTCTTTAGTAAGAAAAGCCGCTACACCTAATAAAAGTGTTGTTACTGTTTCTGGAATGGGACAAGTTTTACAAAAAATAGTTTTTGATGGTGAAACAGGATACCAAGAAGCACAAGGTAGAAAAAAGGAAATGACTGCAGAAGAAATTACCAAAGCAAAAGCTAAAAATGCAATTACAGAAGAATTAGCTTATAAAGACGGTGAACTTTTAAGAATAGAACCATTAGAAGGTACCAAGGCTTACGTTATTAAATATGATGATAAAGAAATATTTTTTGATGTAAAATCTGGATTAAAATTACAAGAAGTTCAAGTTGTAAAAACACCAGATGGAAAAGAAGTAAGAGTACCATCTACTTTTTCTAATTACAAAGAAGTAAAAGGTGTTAAATTTCCATTTTCAATGGGACAAAAAATGGGTCCAATGGATATAAAATTTGAAGTAACAGAAATTAAAATTAACGAAGGTGTTACCGACGAAGATTTTAAATAA